Proteins found in one Macaca nemestrina isolate mMacNem1 chromosome 4, mMacNem.hap1, whole genome shotgun sequence genomic segment:
- the LOC105475491 gene encoding leucine-rich repeat and death domain-containing protein 1 isoform X4: MSEKEGMSEELEDTISQFRKESRSQSVKEPGFIKETSNLINEASDYLEGKSSNQIYETHPRQITLESTSSSGSKSKRNEEQKKNLQFSETSTRTETSQSLSSLTGRIAEYQALVNFLSHETVGEVSPQVSEENQKHLGLETTCKDNFTVNLEAKGLQEFPKDILKIKYVKHLYLDKNQIKTFQGADSGDLLGLEILSLQENGLSSLPSEIQLLHNLRILNVSHNHISHIPKEISQLGNIRQLFFYNNYIENFPSDLECLGNLEILSLGKNKLRHIPDTLPSLKYLRVLNLEYNQLTIFPKALCFLPKLISLDLTGNLISSLPKEIRELKNLETLLLDHNKLTFLAVEIFQLLKIKELQLADNKLEVISHKIENFRELRILILDKNLLKNIPEKICCCAMLECLTLSDNKLTELPKNIHKLNNLRKLHVNRNNMVKITDSISHLNNICSLEFSGNIIAGVPIEIKNCQKIIKIELNYNKIMYFPLGLCALDSLYYLSVNGNYISEIPADISFSKQLLHLELSENKLLIFSEHFCSLINLKYLDLGKNQIKKIPASISNMISLHVLILCCNKFETFPRELCTLENLRVLDLSENQLQKISSDICNLKGIQKLNFSSNQFIHFPIELCQLQSLEQLNISQIKGRKEII; this comes from the coding sequence ATGTCTGAAAAGGAGGGTATGTCAGAGGAGCTAGAGGATACTATTAGTCAATTTAGGAAAGAATCTAGATCACAGTCAGTGAAGGAGCCTGGCTTTATTAAAGAAACATCAAATTTGATAAACGAAGCTTCTGATTACCTGGAAGGGAAATCTTCTAACCAGATTTATGAAACACATCCTAGACAGATTACATTAGAGTCAACATCTTCCTCTGGAAGCAAgtctaaaagaaatgaagaacaaaagaaaaatcttcaatTTTCTGAAACAAGCACTAGAACAGAAACTTCACAGAGTTTATCATCACTAACTGGGAGGATTGCAGAATATCAGGCTTTGGTTAACTTCCTATCTCATGAAACAGTAGGAGAAGTTAGTCCACAAGTCTCTGAAGAAAATCAGAAACATCTTGGCTTAGAAACAACTTGTAAAGATAACTTTACAGTTAACCTTGAGGCCAAGGGTTTACAGGAATTTCctaaggacattttaaaaatcaaatatgtaaAACATCTATATTTAGACAAGAATCAAATCAAAACTTTTCAAGGGgcagactcaggtgatctgctagGACTTGAAATTCTATCCCTGCAAGAAAATGGATTATCATCACTTCCATCTGAAATTCAGTTACTTCATAATTTAAGGATATTAAACGTCAGTCACAACCACATATCACATATACCTAAAGAAATATCTCAGCTTGGGAATATCAGACAACTCTTTTTTTATAACAATTACATTGAAAATTTTCCTTCTGACTTAGAATGTCTTGGAAACTTGGAAATTTTAAGTTTGGGTAAAAATAAGTTAAGGCATATACCAGATACTCTGCCTAGTTTAAAATACTTGCGGGTTCTCAATTTGGAATATAATCAATTAACAATATTTCCTAAAGCTCTGTGCTTCCTTCCAAAGTTAATTTCACTAGACCTTACTGGAAACCTGATCAGCAGTTTGCCAAAGGAAATTAGGGAgcttaaaaatttagaaacacTTTTACTGGATCATAATAAGCTTACCTTTCTGGCTGTAGAAATTTTTCAGTTACTCAAAATAAAAGAACTCCAACTGGCCGACAATAAATTGGAAGTTATTTCACACAAAATTGAGAATTTTAGGGAACTTAGGATTCTTATACttgataaaaatttattgaaaaatataccAGAGAAAATATGTTGCTGTGCAATGTTGGAATGCCTTACTCTTAGTGATAATAAATTAACAGAACTTCCTAAGAACATCCATAAGCTTAACAATTTAAGAAAACTTCATGTAAACAGAAATAATATGGTAAAAATAACTGACAGTATCTCACATCTTAATAATATATGCAGTCTAGAATTTTCAGGAAACATAATCGCAGGCGTTCccattgaaataaaaaactgccaaaaaataattaaaattgaattgaattataacaaaataatgtattttccgTTGGGACTGTGTGCTTTAGATTCTCTTTATTATTTGAGTGTTAATGgaaattatatttcagaaataCCTGCGGATATATCTTTCAGTAAACAACTGCTTCATTTAGAATTGAGTGAAAACAAACTCCTCATATTTTCTGAGCACTTTTGTTCTCTTATTAATCTTAAATACCTGGATCTTGGTAaaaaccaaataaagaaaattccaGCATCTATTTCTAATATGATATCACTCCATGTACTTATTTTATGCTGTAATAAATTTGAAACTTTCCCTAGAGAATTGTGTACTTTAGAAAATTTGCGAGTACTTGATCTTTCAGAAAACCAATTACAGAAAATCTCTTCAGACATCTGTAATTTAAAAGGAATCCAGAAATTAAACTTCTCAAGCAATCAATTTATACATTTTCCTATTGAACTGTGCCAACTTCAATCACTGGAACAGCTGAATATAAGTCAGATAAAAGGGAGAAAG
- the LOC105475491 gene encoding leucine-rich repeat and death domain-containing protein 1 isoform X3 produces the protein MSEKEGMSEELEDTISQFRKESRSQSVKEPGFIKETSNLINEASDYLEGKSSNQIYETHPRQITLESTSSSGSKSKRNEEQKKNLQFSETSTRTETSQSLSSLTGRIAEYQALVNFLSHETVGEVSPQVSEENQKHLGLETTCKDNFTVNLEAKGLQEFPKDILKIKYVKHLYLDKNQIKTFQGADSGDLLGLEILSLQENGLSSLPSEIQLLHNLRILNVSHNHISHIPKEISQLGNIRQLFFYNNYIENFPSDLECLGNLEILSLGKNKLRHIPDTLPSLKYLRVLNLEYNQLTIFPKALCFLPKLISLDLTGNLISSLPKEIRELKNLETLLLDHNKLTFLAVEIFQLLKIKELQLADNKLEVISHKIENFRELRILILDKNLLKNIPEKICCCAMLECLTLSDNKLTELPKNIHKLNNLRKLHVNRNNMVKITDSISHLNNICSLEFSGNIIAGVPIEIKNCQKIIKIELNYNKIMYFPLGLCALDSLYYLSVNGNYISEIPADISFSKQLLHLELSENKLLIFSEHFCSLINLKYLDLGKNQIKKIPASISNMISLHVLILCCNKFETFPRELCTLENLRVLDLSENQLQKISSDICNLKGIQKLNFSSNQFIHFPIELCQLQSLEQLNISQIKGRKEGCPTGIFLLYEPYHHTTLRHHL, from the coding sequence ATGTCTGAAAAGGAGGGTATGTCAGAGGAGCTAGAGGATACTATTAGTCAATTTAGGAAAGAATCTAGATCACAGTCAGTGAAGGAGCCTGGCTTTATTAAAGAAACATCAAATTTGATAAACGAAGCTTCTGATTACCTGGAAGGGAAATCTTCTAACCAGATTTATGAAACACATCCTAGACAGATTACATTAGAGTCAACATCTTCCTCTGGAAGCAAgtctaaaagaaatgaagaacaaaagaaaaatcttcaatTTTCTGAAACAAGCACTAGAACAGAAACTTCACAGAGTTTATCATCACTAACTGGGAGGATTGCAGAATATCAGGCTTTGGTTAACTTCCTATCTCATGAAACAGTAGGAGAAGTTAGTCCACAAGTCTCTGAAGAAAATCAGAAACATCTTGGCTTAGAAACAACTTGTAAAGATAACTTTACAGTTAACCTTGAGGCCAAGGGTTTACAGGAATTTCctaaggacattttaaaaatcaaatatgtaaAACATCTATATTTAGACAAGAATCAAATCAAAACTTTTCAAGGGgcagactcaggtgatctgctagGACTTGAAATTCTATCCCTGCAAGAAAATGGATTATCATCACTTCCATCTGAAATTCAGTTACTTCATAATTTAAGGATATTAAACGTCAGTCACAACCACATATCACATATACCTAAAGAAATATCTCAGCTTGGGAATATCAGACAACTCTTTTTTTATAACAATTACATTGAAAATTTTCCTTCTGACTTAGAATGTCTTGGAAACTTGGAAATTTTAAGTTTGGGTAAAAATAAGTTAAGGCATATACCAGATACTCTGCCTAGTTTAAAATACTTGCGGGTTCTCAATTTGGAATATAATCAATTAACAATATTTCCTAAAGCTCTGTGCTTCCTTCCAAAGTTAATTTCACTAGACCTTACTGGAAACCTGATCAGCAGTTTGCCAAAGGAAATTAGGGAgcttaaaaatttagaaacacTTTTACTGGATCATAATAAGCTTACCTTTCTGGCTGTAGAAATTTTTCAGTTACTCAAAATAAAAGAACTCCAACTGGCCGACAATAAATTGGAAGTTATTTCACACAAAATTGAGAATTTTAGGGAACTTAGGATTCTTATACttgataaaaatttattgaaaaatataccAGAGAAAATATGTTGCTGTGCAATGTTGGAATGCCTTACTCTTAGTGATAATAAATTAACAGAACTTCCTAAGAACATCCATAAGCTTAACAATTTAAGAAAACTTCATGTAAACAGAAATAATATGGTAAAAATAACTGACAGTATCTCACATCTTAATAATATATGCAGTCTAGAATTTTCAGGAAACATAATCGCAGGCGTTCccattgaaataaaaaactgccaaaaaataattaaaattgaattgaattataacaaaataatgtattttccgTTGGGACTGTGTGCTTTAGATTCTCTTTATTATTTGAGTGTTAATGgaaattatatttcagaaataCCTGCGGATATATCTTTCAGTAAACAACTGCTTCATTTAGAATTGAGTGAAAACAAACTCCTCATATTTTCTGAGCACTTTTGTTCTCTTATTAATCTTAAATACCTGGATCTTGGTAaaaaccaaataaagaaaattccaGCATCTATTTCTAATATGATATCACTCCATGTACTTATTTTATGCTGTAATAAATTTGAAACTTTCCCTAGAGAATTGTGTACTTTAGAAAATTTGCGAGTACTTGATCTTTCAGAAAACCAATTACAGAAAATCTCTTCAGACATCTGTAATTTAAAAGGAATCCAGAAATTAAACTTCTCAAGCAATCAATTTATACATTTTCCTATTGAACTGTGCCAACTTCAATCACTGGAACAGCTGAATATAAGTCAGATAAAAGGGAGAAAG